Proteins encoded within one genomic window of Flavobacterium oreochromis:
- a CDS encoding tyrosine-type recombinase/integrase, which produces MKKLLFGCSRTDAWVSPEDWNKSSSKKLMNSNWYVQCNFFDPKFKDKYPKGFPYRKKLNKFKTLEERKAAAEFYLSEIVEILDKGYNPITKHFMEDRTYANTKELTPESYFPDALKLAHASLKVAKSTNYDIKYMLNKVIPAIEAVEMDKVKIQDVKRKHIRTVLDYLEETEATFSEHKFNKYRGYLSILFKEMMEFEAVESDVVISIKKRVQETTIREVLNKSERKKVNEHLKNHHPDFWRFTVLFFHSGGRISELLDLKVKDVLLDYQKYRVLIAKGKQYKWVERVIKDVAFDLWEKSLYGGAQDDYVFSKGLIPGPQRIRREQISRRWSTHVKKKLDIKADFYALKHINLDETADMLSMKDAAAMASHKSTQMVEKHYAVGEKERQFIRLKSLNNNFA; this is translated from the coding sequence ATGAAAAAATTACTTTTCGGTTGCTCACGAACTGATGCGTGGGTGTCACCTGAAGACTGGAATAAATCGTCTTCTAAAAAACTTATGAACTCAAATTGGTATGTCCAGTGCAACTTCTTCGATCCAAAGTTTAAAGATAAATACCCTAAAGGATTTCCATATCGAAAAAAATTAAATAAGTTCAAGACCCTTGAAGAACGAAAGGCTGCAGCTGAATTCTATTTATCTGAAATTGTAGAGATACTTGACAAAGGCTACAATCCTATAACTAAACATTTTATGGAAGATAGGACCTATGCCAACACAAAAGAACTAACTCCTGAGTCTTATTTTCCTGATGCGTTGAAATTAGCACACGCAAGTTTAAAAGTAGCTAAATCAACAAATTACGATATCAAATACATGCTTAATAAAGTAATTCCCGCAATTGAAGCAGTAGAAATGGATAAGGTCAAAATTCAAGATGTTAAGAGAAAGCATATAAGAACTGTTCTTGATTACCTTGAAGAAACAGAGGCTACTTTTTCCGAACATAAATTCAATAAATATAGAGGTTATCTATCCATTTTGTTTAAAGAAATGATGGAGTTCGAAGCGGTCGAATCAGATGTAGTTATATCCATAAAGAAAAGAGTTCAAGAAACAACTATTAGAGAGGTTTTGAATAAATCTGAACGAAAGAAAGTTAATGAGCATCTAAAAAATCATCACCCAGACTTCTGGAGATTCACCGTTTTATTTTTCCATTCAGGCGGACGGATTAGCGAATTACTAGATCTGAAAGTTAAGGATGTTCTTCTTGATTACCAAAAATACAGGGTTTTAATAGCAAAAGGGAAACAATATAAATGGGTTGAGCGTGTGATCAAAGACGTTGCTTTTGATTTATGGGAAAAATCTTTATATGGTGGCGCTCAAGATGATTATGTTTTTTCAAAAGGATTAATACCTGGTCCACAAAGAATACGAAGAGAACAAATTAGCAGAAGATGGAGCACGCATGTTAAAAAGAAATTAGATATAAAGGCTGATTTTTACGCTCTTAAACATATTAATTTAGATGAAACTGCTGATATGTTATCAATGAAAGATGCTGCAGCAATGGCGAGTCATAAATCAACTCAAATGGTGGAAAAGCATTATGCGGTAGGTGAAAAGGAAAGACAATTTATACGCTTGAAGTCTTTAAATAATAATTTTGCTTAA
- a CDS encoding type II toxin-antitoxin system HicB family antitoxin: MKIVRIIIERSEDMFSAFAENVEGIYAGGDTVEEAKQSVLDSIRLLKEHNSLENIPDILKGEYNVVFLFDTVSLLNYYKGIFSNAALEKLTGINQKQLQHYSTGHRKPRLEQREKIENALHKLGKELLAVEL, translated from the coding sequence ATGAAAATTGTAAGAATTATTATTGAAAGATCAGAAGATATGTTTTCTGCTTTCGCTGAAAATGTAGAGGGAATCTATGCTGGAGGTGACACTGTTGAAGAAGCTAAACAATCAGTATTAGATTCGATACGATTATTAAAAGAACATAACTCTCTTGAGAATATTCCTGACATTTTAAAAGGAGAATACAACGTTGTTTTTCTTTTTGATACAGTTAGTCTTTTAAATTACTATAAAGGCATATTCTCAAATGCAGCATTGGAAAAACTAACAGGAATAAATCAGAAACAATTACAACATTATTCTACAGGACACAGAAAACCAAGACTAGAACAACGCGAAAAAATAGAAAATGCCCTGCATAAGTTGGGAAAAGAGCTTTTAGCCGTGGAACTATAA
- a CDS encoding type II toxin-antitoxin system HicA family toxin: MRSQLITRSMKSSEFHRKVLRNGWVHIRTDGSHYIYEKNGRTYPVPFHGAKELGKGLESKMTKEMGLK; encoded by the coding sequence TTGAGGAGTCAATTAATAACACGTTCTATGAAATCATCTGAATTCCACCGAAAGGTACTAAGAAACGGATGGGTGCACATCCGAACAGATGGTAGTCATTACATCTACGAAAAGAACGGCAGAACTTACCCTGTTCCTTTTCACGGAGCAAAGGAATTAGGGAAAGGACTTGAGTCTAAAATGACAAAAGAGATGGGGTTGAAATAA
- a CDS encoding M15 family metallopeptidase — translation MDEITLKRIEQAHPKVRERLLEQYKEVNSLLGKGVRLRFAYVYRSPEEQRALFKKRPKVTNADAWQSIHNYGLAFDIVLLIDKDGDGNFETVSWDMAKDFDGDKVADWMEVTNYFKSKGWEWGGDWKTFKDFPHFEMNFGFDWKALKQRIDKGIIIKDSNRIVYPLI, via the coding sequence ATGGATGAAATCACGCTAAAAAGGATAGAGCAAGCGCACCCAAAGGTAAGGGAGAGATTGCTTGAGCAATATAAAGAAGTTAATAGCTTATTAGGCAAAGGCGTGCGTTTACGCTTTGCCTATGTTTATAGATCGCCTGAAGAGCAAAGGGCTTTATTTAAAAAACGCCCAAAAGTTACAAATGCAGATGCTTGGCAATCTATACATAATTACGGTCTTGCTTTTGATATTGTTTTGTTGATTGACAAAGATGGAGACGGCAATTTTGAAACTGTGTCTTGGGATATGGCCAAAGATTTTGATGGTGATAAAGTTGCTGATTGGATGGAAGTAACAAACTACTTCAAGTCGAAAGGATGGGAATGGGGTGGTGATTGGAAAACCTTTAAGGATTTTCCTCATTTTGAAATGAACTTTGGTTTTGATTGGAAAGCATTAAAACAGCGAATTGACAAAGGAATAATTATAAAAGATTCAAACAGGATAGTTTATCCGCTTATTTAA